CCTCGGCCAGACCCTCACCGACTTCAACAACTTCCCTTACGACATCCAGAAGGACGGCTCCATCCTCAGCGGTGCCCAGGGCCTCAAGCCCCTCTCGAACGTCGGCATCTACCCCCCCTACACCAACGCCTTCCGCCTCTCGCTCTTCCAGAGCGGCACCACCCTCAACTTCACCGGCGCGACCACCGGCACCACCTCCCTCGCTGGCCGCCAGATCGCCATCGCCCAACCCGGCCTCGCCGACCTCAACCTCACCCGCAAGATCTACGTCCCATCCGACGGCTACTTCGCCCGTTACCTCGAACTCCTCACCAACCCCACCTCCAGTCCCATCACTGTCGACGTCCAGGTCAGCGGTGGCATTCAGCAGGCCTTCTCCTTACAACCTCACCGTCGTCCCCTCCAGAGGCAACCAGACCCTCTCCGCCGCCGACCAGACCCTCGTCACCGACGACGCCCCCGCCACCCTCCCCTGGCCCTACACAGAACCCTCCCTCGGCGAAGCCTTCCAGGGCGCCGCCCCCGCCAAGCCCATCGACGTCGCCACCTACACCCAGCCCAACTCCACCAACGGCCTCTACTACCCCGTCCTCACCTACCGCTGGAACTCCATCACCATCCCCGCCGGAGGCGAAGTAGCCTTCCTCCACTTCGCCACCCAACAAACCTCGCAGGGCCAGGCCTCCGCCCGTCGCCCGCCTGGACAAGCTCCCCCTGAAGGCCTCGCCGGCCTCCAGTTAGACGAGCTCGCCCCCATCCAGAACTTCGTCACCGGCACCATCACCGCGACCCTTTACTCCGGCTGCGCCGTCACCGCCACCATGCCGCTCGCCAACAACGGCGACACCGCGGCCTTCAAACTCACGCTTGACCCTACGATCTGCACGTCGGGCGGAGGGGGTGGCACACCCAGTGCCACCCCACAACCTCATCAGCAATCCACCATCGCCCCCTCCACTCCTAGCGTCCACGCCGCCAACGTCGATCGCAAGCGTACCCCGCCCTCACCCGCAACCCTCTCACTGCTGACAAGGCTCCTGCCATGATCCACCTCTGCCTCGCCTGTCCTCTCCTCACACTCCAAATCCTCTGCAGCCCCGCGCTTCACGCTCAGAAGCAGGCCGTAACCCCGCACGCCATCCTCCAGCAGAAGACCCCGCTCCCCGCCTTTACCCTCTGGACCGCCGAAGGCGCAACCGTGGACAACACCCACGTCAACCCCGGCGGTTACTGGCTCCTGCTCTACCGCGACCTCGACTCCACCGCCGCCGACCAGGCACTCCAGCTCCTCGAATCCCTCACCACACCCTCAACCCTCGTAGGCCCCAACGGCGCACTACCACCCCTCCCGCTCGACCCCGCCAGGCTCATCATCCTCGTCACGCACGCCACCGGAGCCCAACTCAGCCAGCTCCAGCTCGCGCATTCAGCTCTCGCCACCGCCATCTGGATGCGAGACCAGAACAGCTCCGCAGCCGCAGCCCTCAATATCGCAGGTTTCCCCCAGCTTCTTGGCCTCCATGAGAACGCTCGCCGCTGGCAGCTCGCCGGCAGCCTGGAGCAACCCACCACCCGCGCCGCCATCCTCTCCTGGATCAACAACAACGCTCTCCCCAAAACAAGCTCACCCTCCTCAAGCTCAAGCCCATAATCCCCCTCGTCAAACCCCAGGCCCCCACCACCGCCTCAACACCAGGAGCCTCCCATTGAGCCTCTTCAAATTCGTCACCACCGCCCTCCTGGCCTCGGCCCCCTTCGCAGCTGCCCAGACCTCCTTCGGCAACCCCGCCGCACCCGTCTCCATCGTCGCCTTCGTCGACCTCGAGTGCCCCTTCTCCGCCGAAACCCTCCCCCACCTCGAGGCCTACGCCCAGGCCCACCCAGATCAGGTCCGCCTCCAGCTCCGCCAGTTCCCCCTCGAGCAGCACGTTGAGTCCCGGCTTGCCCATGAAGCCGCCCTCGCCGCCGGAGCCCAGGGCAAGTATCTCGAAATGGTCGATCTCATCCAGGCCAACCAGCGCACCATGACCCGAGACCAGTACCTCCACTACGCGGAAGCCCTCCACCTCGATCTCCCCCGCTTCACCCACGACCTCGACACCCACCGCTTCCTCCCCCAGGTCATCGACGAGGTCAACGAAGGCAACGCCCTCGGCGTCACCTCCACCCCCACCCTCTACATCAACGGCAAACAAACCACCGGTGCCCAGACCCTCGTCGAACTCAGCTCCCTCATCCAGCAAGCCGACTACATCCACAAAGCCGACGCCCCGCCCACCGTTGCAACCGAAGACTCCGCCGCCATCGTCTCGCCCGACCTCTGGAAGCAGATGCTCACAGACGCAACCCAGGCACTAGGCCCTTCGGACGCCCCCATAACGGTCGTCGAGTTCACCGACTTCCAATGCCCCGTCTGCCGCCGCTCTGTCCAGCCCCTGCATGACTTCATCGCCGCAAGCGGAGGCAAGATCCGCTGGATCTACCGCAGCTTCCCCCTCGACATCCACGAAAACTCCCAGATCGCCGCGGAAGCCGACCTCGCCGCAGGTGCCCAGGGTAAGTTCTGGCCCATGCACGACCTCCTCTTCGCCCAGCAGGACACCATCGACCGCGCCAACCTCGACAGCTTCGCCCGCCAGATCGGCCTCGATCTCCCACGCTTTCAGGCCGACCTCACCTCCGGCCGCTTCCGCGCCTCCATCGCCACAGACCGCGTCCTCGGCAACAAGGCCGGCGTAGACGGCACCCCCGCCTTCTTCATCAACTGCCACTTCCTCTCCGGAGCCCGCTCCCTGCCGGAGTTCCAGCAAGCCGTAGCCCTCGCCACCCAGCAACCCGGCACCACCACACCCGCAACCCAGCTAGCCGCCGCCCCACCCCCACCCGACCACCTCATCGCCGGAACCTTCAACGCCCCCAACACCATCCTCTGGTTCTCGGACGTGGAAGCCTCAGCCGCACCAGCCATCGGCAGGATCATCCAGCAGCTCATCGCCCAGCAAGGCCCTCGAAAAGAGACCCAACTCCGCGTAATCCTCAAAAGCTACGCCCTCCCCGATCACCCCGCCGCAGCCCTCACCCACCGCGCCTCCTGGCCGCCGCCGATCAGCAAAAGTTCTGGCCTTTCTACTACCTCCTCGCAGGCAAAACCCTGCCCCCTGACCCGGCCGCCGCTCAGGCCATCATTCAAGCCGCCGCCACCCAGGCCGACCTGAATCCAGAAGCCTTCCACCGAGCCCTGGCCGACCCCACCCTCACCTCAGACATAGAATCTGACCACCTCGAAGGCGCCCGCCGCGGCATCCGCGGCGTCCCCGCCCTCTCCCTCAACGAAAAGCGCGTAGACGGCATCCAGTCCCTCGACCTCTACCAGAAATACCTTGCCCAGGAGCAGGCTAACCTGCAGATTTCAAACTAGTTCCAACAAACTTTCGCAAAAACACCAGCAAAATCGTTTGTCAAGCCCCCGTCCACCCAAAAAATCGCTCAACCCATTCCCTTACTACAACTTAGCTCAAGAAAATAGTTGGGGTATTCACCCCCCGCACCTTGATAAAATAGAAGCATACCCAAAAACTGACACGTCAAAGCTGACACCTCACAACCCTTAGCTGAAAACTGGAAGAGAACCCGAACCACCACATACACACCCAAAGCCCCAACCGCTTACCCACCAATATCGTCATTCTGGCGAAGCCAGAACCTCCGTATTGGCATTGCCGTTGCCCAATTTTACTAACCACTAAACTATAAGTCCAGACCTAACCACAATCGAATGAAGACTTTGGATCAAACAGGGGGGAGGGGGTACCCTCCTCGATGTTGAATCCAAACCATACTAGGCGGATTCTGAGTATTCAGAATCTGCTTAGTCTCAGCGTT
This region of Granulicella tundricola MP5ACTX9 genomic DNA includes:
- a CDS encoding carboxypeptidase-like regulatory domain-containing protein gives rise to the protein MPDGTTPAAQATLILYQIGAYQPTATIKSLADGSYQFPTVPLGNYVLNVYDSANIFRNYALFTIATSGQTLTQDVIHIGLGTVKGTVSNPDGTAAANIAVNLVPSGRLTAALGVNADASGNYTIANVPAESFQVTAQNLSQGLSGTVAGAVTKDGDIETVNIPLSSNIVALGQTLTDFNNFPYDIQKDGSILSGAQGLKPLSNVGIYPPYTNAFRLSLFQSGTTLNFTGATTGTTSLAGRQIAIAQPGLADLNLTRKIYVPSDGYFARYLELLTNPTSSPITVDVQVSGGIQQAFSLQPHRRPLQRQPDPLRRRPDPRHRRRPRHPPLALHRTLPRRSLPGRRPRQAHRRRHLHPAQLHQRPLLPRPHLPLELHHHPRRRRSSLPPLRHPTNLAGPGLRPSPAWTSSP
- a CDS encoding DsbA family protein; protein product: MSLFKFVTTALLASAPFAAAQTSFGNPAAPVSIVAFVDLECPFSAETLPHLEAYAQAHPDQVRLQLRQFPLEQHVESRLAHEAALAAGAQGKYLEMVDLIQANQRTMTRDQYLHYAEALHLDLPRFTHDLDTHRFLPQVIDEVNEGNALGVTSTPTLYINGKQTTGAQTLVELSSLIQQADYIHKADAPPTVATEDSAAIVSPDLWKQMLTDATQALGPSDAPITVVEFTDFQCPVCRRSVQPLHDFIAASGGKIRWIYRSFPLDIHENSQIAAEADLAAGAQGKFWPMHDLLFAQQDTIDRANLDSFARQIGLDLPRFQADLTSGRFRASIATDRVLGNKAGVDGTPAFFINCHFLSGARSLPEFQQAVALATQQPGTTTPATQLAAAPPPPDHLIAGTFNAPNTILWFSDVEASAAPAIGRIIQQLIAQQGPRKETQLRVILKSYALPDHPAAALTHRASWPPPISKSSGLSTTSSQAKPCPLTRPPLRPSFKPPPPRPT
- a CDS encoding DsbA family protein, which codes for MPPDPAAAQAIIQAAATQADLNPEAFHRALADPTLTSDIESDHLEGARRGIRGVPALSLNEKRVDGIQSLDLYQKYLAQEQANLQISN